A single genomic interval of Mycolicibacterium holsaticum DSM 44478 = JCM 12374 harbors:
- a CDS encoding glycosyltransferase family 2 protein → MPAQRPLPRRNHSASPVTVVLPCLNEAESLPGVLAAIPAGYRALVVDNNCTDDTAQVARRHGADVVVEARPGYGAAVHAGVVAARTPIVAVLDGDGSLDPADLPALVEDLDRADMAIGRRRALAGLRWPWHARLGTAAVCWRLRRRHGLPVHDIAPMRVARREDLLGLGVTDRRSGYPLELLVRAAAAGWHVVERDVAYGPRTGGQSKVSGSLRGSVVAALDFWRVIS, encoded by the coding sequence ATGCCCGCTCAGCGTCCGTTACCGCGCCGAAATCACTCGGCGTCGCCGGTCACCGTGGTGCTGCCGTGTCTCAACGAGGCGGAGTCGCTGCCCGGTGTGCTGGCGGCGATACCGGCCGGCTATCGGGCGTTGGTCGTCGACAACAACTGCACCGACGACACCGCGCAGGTGGCGCGGCGACACGGCGCCGACGTGGTCGTGGAGGCCCGGCCGGGCTACGGGGCGGCCGTGCACGCCGGGGTGGTGGCGGCGAGGACGCCGATCGTCGCGGTGCTCGACGGCGACGGGTCGCTGGATCCCGCCGATCTCCCGGCCCTCGTCGAGGACCTGGACCGGGCCGACATGGCGATCGGGCGACGACGCGCGCTGGCCGGGCTGCGCTGGCCGTGGCACGCCCGGCTGGGCACCGCCGCGGTGTGCTGGCGACTGCGCCGCCGCCACGGCCTGCCCGTGCACGACATCGCCCCGATGCGGGTCGCCCGGCGCGAGGACTTGTTGGGCCTGGGTGTGACGGACCGCCGATCGGGGTACCCGCTTGAACTGCTGGTCCGGGCGGCCGCCGCGGGCTGGCATGTGGTGGAGCGCGACGTCGCCTACGGTCCACGGACCGGCGGACAATCGAAGGTCAGCGGATCACTGCGCGGCAGTGTGGTGGCGGCCCTTGACTTTTGGCGGGTGATCTCGTGA
- a CDS encoding pyridoxamine 5'-phosphate oxidase family protein: MRREVENVEQLRAIVGEPDQYVANKVKDQLSAVQRQWLENSPLCFLATTDAQGRVDVSPKGDPAGFVHIIDDTTIAIPDRRGNKRVDGYLNLLQNPQVGTVFVIPGRGDTLRINGTARILADADYFDALVVAGVRPTLALEIAVEEVFFHCARAFLRADVWDPSTWAPDALPSTARIAKAIRHDWSQEQLDEYYSEENFRKALY, from the coding sequence ATGCGTCGCGAAGTCGAGAACGTCGAGCAACTGCGGGCGATCGTCGGGGAGCCCGACCAGTACGTCGCCAACAAGGTCAAGGACCAGCTGTCGGCGGTGCAACGGCAATGGCTGGAGAACTCGCCGCTGTGCTTTCTGGCGACCACCGACGCGCAGGGCCGCGTCGACGTGTCCCCGAAGGGCGACCCGGCCGGCTTCGTGCACATCATCGACGACACCACGATCGCGATTCCCGACCGGCGCGGTAACAAACGCGTCGACGGCTACCTCAACCTGCTGCAGAACCCGCAGGTCGGCACGGTGTTCGTGATACCGGGGCGCGGCGACACGCTGCGCATCAACGGCACCGCCCGCATCCTCGCCGACGCCGACTACTTCGACGCGCTGGTCGTGGCGGGGGTACGCCCGACGCTGGCGCTGGAGATCGCCGTCGAAGAGGTGTTCTTCCACTGCGCCAGGGCTTTTCTGCGGGCCGATGTGTGGGACCCGTCGACCTGGGCGCCCGATGCGCTGCCCAGCACCGCGCGGATCGCCAAGGCCATCCGGCACGACTGGAGCCAGGAACAACTCGACGAGTACTACAGCGAGGAGAACTTCCGGAAGGCGCTGTACTAG
- a CDS encoding nitronate monooxygenase, translating to MKPAICEQFGIDFPLFAFSHCRDVVAAVTNAGGFGVLGATAYTPEMLDQELLWIDEHVHGKPYGLDLIVPAKFEGKGEKLSDSALASRIPSEYRNYIDELLAKHGIEPDESPRTGSSLLSGNTGQDLLQVAMSHPIKLIANALGVPPDYMIEAGKENGIPVAALVGAKEHAVKQVQAGVDLIVAQGTEAGGHCGEVTTLVLVPEVIEAIEGAVPVLAAGGIVTGRQMAGCVAMGADGAWTGSVWLTTEEAETPPYTVQKFLQASSRDTIRSAGRTGKPARQLVSDWTQAWLPNDGGQRPLPLPLQSMVAEPVIRRVDVLASQGHPGAQALATYFVGQGVGLMNKVKPAREVVREFIEDYLSATERLSNSLPD from the coding sequence GTGAAACCCGCGATCTGCGAACAGTTCGGTATCGACTTCCCGCTGTTCGCCTTCAGCCATTGCCGCGACGTCGTGGCCGCCGTGACCAACGCCGGAGGCTTCGGTGTGCTCGGCGCGACCGCCTACACCCCCGAGATGCTGGACCAGGAACTGTTGTGGATCGACGAGCACGTGCACGGCAAACCCTACGGGCTGGACCTCATCGTGCCCGCCAAATTCGAAGGCAAGGGCGAGAAGCTCTCCGACAGCGCGCTGGCCAGCCGGATCCCGTCTGAGTACCGCAACTACATCGACGAGTTACTCGCCAAGCACGGCATCGAACCCGACGAGTCACCGCGCACCGGGTCGTCGCTGCTGTCGGGCAACACCGGCCAGGATCTGCTGCAGGTCGCGATGAGCCATCCGATCAAGCTGATCGCCAACGCGTTGGGTGTTCCGCCGGACTACATGATCGAGGCGGGCAAGGAGAACGGCATCCCGGTCGCGGCGCTGGTCGGCGCCAAGGAGCACGCCGTCAAGCAGGTGCAGGCCGGCGTCGACCTGATCGTCGCGCAGGGCACCGAGGCCGGCGGGCACTGCGGTGAGGTGACCACGCTGGTGCTGGTGCCCGAAGTGATCGAGGCGATCGAAGGCGCCGTGCCGGTGCTGGCCGCGGGCGGCATCGTCACCGGCAGGCAGATGGCCGGTTGCGTCGCGATGGGCGCCGACGGCGCATGGACGGGCTCGGTGTGGCTGACCACCGAGGAAGCCGAGACCCCGCCCTACACGGTGCAGAAGTTTCTGCAGGCGTCGTCGCGCGACACCATCCGGTCGGCCGGTCGCACGGGAAAGCCGGCACGGCAACTAGTTTCGGATTGGACACAGGCCTGGCTGCCCAACGACGGCGGGCAGCGGCCGCTGCCGCTTCCGCTGCAGTCGATGGTGGCCGAGCCGGTGATCCGCCGTGTCGACGTGTTGGCGTCCCAGGGGCATCCGGGCGCGCAGGCGTTGGCGACCTACTTCGTCGGCCAGGGGGTGGGCCTGATGAACAAGGTCAAGCCGGCCCGCGAGGTGGTGCGCGAGTTCATCGAGGACTACCTGTCGGCCACCGAACGGCTGAGCAACTCGCTGCCCGACTGA
- a CDS encoding VOC family protein — MEILASRMLIRPADYQRSLRFYRDELGLAIARDYGAGTVFYAGQSLIELADHGTPNAGGAMWLQVRDVYAAENELAGRGVPIARESRQEPWGLHEMHVHDPDGVLLIFVQVPETHPLRRDTRG; from the coding sequence ATGGAGATCCTGGCCAGCCGGATGCTCATCCGACCGGCCGATTACCAACGCTCGCTGCGCTTCTACCGCGACGAGCTGGGGCTGGCTATCGCCAGGGATTACGGCGCGGGTACCGTCTTCTACGCAGGTCAGTCGCTCATCGAGCTCGCCGACCACGGCACACCCAACGCCGGCGGCGCGATGTGGCTGCAGGTCCGCGACGTCTACGCGGCCGAGAACGAGCTGGCAGGCCGGGGTGTGCCGATCGCCAGGGAATCGCGCCAGGAACCATGGGGTTTACACGAGATGCATGTACACGATCCGGACGGCGTGCTTCTCATATTCGTGCAGGTTCCGGAGACCCATCCGCTGCGGCGCGACACCAGAGGATAG
- a CDS encoding long-chain-fatty-acid--CoA ligase codes for MPQIATIADVVRAHGAARPEAVALICGERTITYAELDARSSRAAQAMRAAGVGFGDRVAFVEKNGAEFFETMCGLAKLGAVGVPVNWRLAAPEMAHVIADAGAGVVVVGDEFFGHLEAVLDELPDVHTVVAIGAHDRWQAFDDWLACYPAEDPGVTTHSDDVAVMMYTSGTTGAPKGVMLSNANYLAKTVGCAGQWRFTADAVSMAVMPLFHMAGFGWALVGLYVGCPTVVLREVDPHAILAAITRHRVTNMLLVPAVIQRLLATPGVEAADLSSLRVIVYGASPITDDVLIKAIERFDCHLCQVYGMTETTGSITQLDDHDAELLRSCGKAYPWVQVRIVDADGRDVPTGAVGEVWTRSAQNMLGYWNNPEATAATITADGWLKTGDVGYRDDAGYVYLYDRVKDMIVSGGENVYPVEVENVLMAHPQVADVAVIGVPDDTWGEAVKAVVVPATEAALDTADLIRFARDRLAGFKLPKSVDFAAELPRNPSGKLLKRQLREPYWRDVERRVR; via the coding sequence ATGCCCCAGATCGCCACGATCGCCGACGTCGTGCGCGCCCACGGCGCCGCGCGCCCGGAGGCCGTCGCGCTGATCTGCGGTGAGCGCACCATCACCTACGCCGAGCTCGACGCGCGCTCCAGCCGTGCCGCGCAGGCGATGCGCGCGGCCGGTGTCGGGTTCGGCGACCGGGTGGCGTTCGTCGAGAAGAACGGCGCCGAGTTCTTCGAAACGATGTGCGGCTTGGCCAAACTCGGCGCGGTCGGCGTCCCGGTCAACTGGCGACTGGCCGCCCCGGAGATGGCCCACGTCATCGCCGACGCCGGAGCCGGTGTGGTCGTGGTGGGCGACGAGTTCTTCGGGCACCTGGAAGCCGTCCTCGACGAGCTGCCCGACGTGCACACCGTGGTGGCGATCGGCGCGCACGATCGATGGCAGGCGTTCGACGACTGGCTGGCTTGCTATCCCGCCGAAGATCCCGGTGTCACAACGCATTCCGACGATGTCGCGGTCATGATGTACACCTCCGGGACGACCGGTGCACCCAAGGGGGTGATGCTGAGCAACGCCAACTACCTGGCCAAGACGGTCGGGTGTGCCGGGCAGTGGCGGTTCACCGCCGACGCCGTGAGCATGGCCGTGATGCCGTTGTTCCACATGGCCGGCTTCGGCTGGGCGCTGGTCGGCCTGTACGTCGGTTGCCCGACGGTCGTGCTGCGCGAGGTGGACCCGCACGCGATCCTGGCCGCGATCACCCGCCACCGCGTCACCAACATGCTGCTGGTGCCCGCGGTGATCCAGCGTCTGCTGGCCACCCCCGGAGTCGAGGCCGCGGACCTGTCGAGCCTGCGCGTCATCGTCTACGGTGCGTCACCGATCACCGACGACGTCCTGATCAAGGCCATCGAACGGTTCGACTGCCACCTGTGCCAGGTCTACGGCATGACCGAAACCACCGGATCCATCACGCAATTGGACGACCATGACGCCGAGCTGCTGCGCTCCTGCGGTAAGGCATACCCGTGGGTGCAGGTCCGCATCGTCGACGCCGACGGCCGCGACGTGCCCACCGGCGCCGTCGGCGAGGTGTGGACCCGCTCGGCGCAGAACATGCTCGGGTACTGGAACAACCCGGAGGCCACCGCGGCGACGATCACCGCCGACGGCTGGCTGAAGACCGGTGACGTCGGCTACCGCGACGACGCCGGCTACGTATACCTCTACGACCGGGTCAAGGACATGATCGTCTCCGGAGGCGAGAACGTGTACCCGGTCGAGGTGGAGAACGTGCTGATGGCCCACCCCCAGGTCGCCGACGTCGCCGTCATCGGGGTCCCCGACGACACCTGGGGCGAGGCGGTCAAAGCCGTCGTCGTGCCCGCGACCGAGGCCGCGCTGGACACCGCCGACCTGATCCGGTTCGCCCGCGACCGGTTGGCCGGCTTCAAGCTGCCCAAATCGGTCGACTTCGCCGCCGAACTGCCCCGCAATCCCAGCGGCAAACTGCTCAAACGACAGCTGCGGGAACCCTACTGGCGCGACGTCGAGCGGCGAGTCCGGTGA
- a CDS encoding alpha/beta hydrolase — protein MRRATVVVVIVTLVATGLLGLIWSQQRRLVYFPSAGPVPSAATVLPSGRDVVIETDDGISLGAWYFPVSGDAPAVLVCNGNGGDRSGRWPLAALNRMGLSVLLFDYRGYGGNPGRPTEDGLAADARAAQQWLAAQPGVEQLVYFGESLGAAVAVGLAVHQPPAALILRSPFTSLADVAATHYPWLPVRRLLLDRFPSIERIASVRAPLLVIAGDRDDIVPEQLSRRLYEAANEPKRYVLLSGAGHNDQVMLDGAVMLDAIGGFLSSTGVT, from the coding sequence ATGCGCCGCGCGACGGTCGTTGTCGTTATCGTCACGCTTGTGGCGACGGGGCTTTTGGGGTTGATCTGGTCGCAGCAGCGACGGTTGGTCTACTTCCCGTCGGCAGGTCCGGTGCCGTCGGCGGCCACGGTGTTACCCAGCGGGCGCGACGTGGTCATCGAGACCGACGACGGAATCTCGTTGGGCGCGTGGTATTTCCCGGTGTCCGGAGACGCACCCGCGGTGCTGGTGTGCAACGGCAACGGCGGTGACCGGTCGGGCCGCTGGCCGCTGGCCGCGCTGAACCGGATGGGCCTTTCGGTGTTGCTGTTCGACTACCGCGGTTACGGCGGCAACCCGGGCCGTCCGACCGAGGACGGGCTGGCCGCCGACGCGCGCGCCGCGCAGCAGTGGCTGGCCGCGCAGCCCGGCGTCGAGCAGCTGGTGTACTTCGGGGAATCGCTGGGTGCGGCAGTGGCGGTCGGGCTCGCGGTGCACCAGCCGCCCGCGGCGCTGATCCTGCGTTCGCCGTTCACCTCGCTGGCCGACGTCGCCGCCACGCACTATCCGTGGCTGCCGGTGCGACGGCTGCTGCTGGACCGGTTCCCGTCGATCGAGCGGATCGCGTCCGTGCGGGCTCCGCTGCTGGTGATCGCCGGCGACCGCGACGACATCGTGCCCGAGCAGCTGAGCCGGCGCCTCTACGAGGCGGCTAACGAACCCAAGCGCTACGTCCTGCTGTCTGGCGCAGGCCACAACGACCAGGTGATGCTCGACGGCGCGGTGATGCTCGACGCGATCGGCGGGTTCCTGTCGTCGACGGGGGTGACTTAG
- a CDS encoding inorganic phosphate transporter: MSLELFLLIIVVITALAFDFTNGFHDTGNAMATSIASGALKPKVAVAMSAVLNLVGAFLSTAVAAAIAKGLIDPGLVSLELVFAGLVGGIVWNLLTWLFGLPSSSSHALIGGMVGAMLAAVGGHGVIWQGVVSKVLVPAVLAPVIATVVAGVGTWLVYRIVRGVPEKRTERGFRYGQVGSAALVSLAHGTNDAQKTMGVIFLALIAYGSVNESDPMPPFWVILSCAVAIALGTYLGGWRIIRTLGKGLVEIKPPQGMAAESSSAAIILLSSHFGYSLSTTHVATGSILGSGVGRRGAEVRWGVAGRMASAWLITVPAAGFVGAVTYWLVDAIGGYFGAGVGFGVLVAVAVAIWLQSRKAPIDHQNVNNDWEGTLTAGTAAQTAVPPVPPVPVLPPQPVKTPEPV; this comes from the coding sequence GTGAGCCTTGAGCTTTTTCTGCTGATCATCGTCGTGATCACGGCACTGGCTTTCGACTTCACCAACGGCTTTCATGACACCGGCAACGCCATGGCGACCTCGATCGCCAGCGGCGCGCTCAAGCCGAAGGTCGCCGTCGCCATGTCGGCGGTACTCAACCTGGTCGGGGCGTTTCTATCGACCGCGGTGGCCGCGGCGATCGCCAAGGGGCTCATCGATCCGGGCCTGGTGAGCCTGGAGCTGGTGTTCGCCGGCCTGGTCGGCGGCATCGTGTGGAACCTGCTGACCTGGCTGTTCGGTCTGCCGTCGAGCTCCTCGCACGCGCTGATCGGCGGCATGGTCGGCGCGATGCTGGCCGCGGTCGGCGGGCACGGCGTGATCTGGCAGGGCGTGGTGTCCAAGGTGCTGGTGCCCGCGGTGCTGGCCCCGGTGATCGCGACCGTCGTCGCCGGGGTGGGCACCTGGCTGGTGTACCGCATCGTGCGCGGCGTTCCGGAAAAGCGCACCGAACGCGGGTTCCGCTACGGGCAGGTCGGCTCCGCGGCGCTGGTGTCGCTGGCGCACGGCACCAACGACGCGCAGAAGACGATGGGCGTCATCTTCCTGGCGCTGATCGCCTACGGCTCGGTGAACGAATCCGATCCGATGCCACCGTTCTGGGTAATCCTGTCGTGCGCGGTGGCGATCGCGCTGGGCACCTACCTGGGCGGCTGGCGCATCATCCGCACGCTGGGCAAGGGCCTCGTCGAGATCAAGCCGCCGCAGGGTATGGCGGCCGAATCCTCTTCGGCGGCAATCATTCTGCTGTCCAGCCATTTCGGCTACTCGCTGTCGACCACACATGTGGCCACCGGGTCGATCCTCGGCAGCGGGGTGGGCAGGCGCGGCGCGGAGGTGCGCTGGGGGGTGGCAGGCCGGATGGCCTCGGCGTGGTTGATCACGGTGCCCGCCGCCGGGTTCGTCGGGGCCGTCACGTACTGGCTGGTGGACGCCATCGGCGGCTACTTCGGCGCCGGGGTCGGGTTCGGAGTGCTGGTGGCGGTGGCCGTGGCGATCTGGCTGCAGTCGCGCAAGGCGCCGATCGACCACCAGAACGTCAACAACGACTGGGAAGGCACGCTGACCGCGGGTACGGCCGCCCAGACCGCGGTGCCGCCGGTCCCGCCCGTACCGGTTTTACCGCCGCAGCCGGTCAAGACACCCGAGCCCGTATGA
- the menE gene encoding o-succinylbenzoate--CoA ligase, translated as MLPVVADALAGRVSVLPVPAGDPRATSMLTTSLRADSEIDDDVAVVVSTSGTTGVPKGAMLTAAALTASADATYARLGGAGRWLLALPAHHVAGLQVLVRSVVAGTTPVAIAPGFEVAELISAVGSLGSGRRYASLVAAQLDKALRDPAATSALASLDAVLIGGGPLPAGLAQRAADAGVAVVRTYGMSETAGGCVYDGVALDGVRVRIENTRVVLGGATISKGYRNPVHPDPFDEPGWFRTDDLGAVDDSGRLRILGRVDEAISTGGLTVLPQLVEAALATHPAVADCAVFGVPDERLGQRVAAAVVVAAGAAAPTVAALREHVAQTLAVTAAPREVHAVASLPRRGIGKLDRRALVARFSG; from the coding sequence ATGCTGCCCGTCGTGGCGGACGCACTCGCCGGGCGGGTGTCGGTGCTGCCGGTCCCTGCCGGCGATCCGCGCGCAACCTCAATGCTGACAACCTCATTGCGCGCCGACTCCGAGATCGACGACGACGTCGCCGTGGTGGTGTCCACATCGGGCACCACCGGTGTGCCCAAGGGCGCCATGCTGACAGCCGCCGCGTTGACGGCCAGCGCCGACGCCACGTACGCGAGGCTGGGCGGTGCCGGTCGGTGGCTGCTGGCGCTGCCCGCCCACCACGTCGCGGGACTGCAGGTGTTGGTGCGCAGCGTCGTCGCGGGCACGACGCCGGTGGCGATCGCGCCGGGATTCGAAGTGGCCGAACTGATTTCGGCGGTGGGGTCGCTGGGTTCGGGGCGGCGCTACGCCTCGCTGGTGGCGGCGCAACTCGACAAGGCGCTGCGCGATCCGGCGGCGACGTCCGCGTTGGCGTCGCTGGATGCCGTGCTGATCGGCGGCGGCCCGCTGCCTGCCGGGCTGGCGCAGCGCGCCGCCGACGCAGGTGTCGCGGTGGTGCGCACCTACGGGATGAGCGAAACCGCGGGCGGGTGCGTGTACGACGGCGTCGCGCTGGACGGGGTGCGGGTGCGCATCGAGAACACCAGGGTGGTGTTGGGCGGCGCGACGATCTCCAAGGGCTACCGCAACCCTGTGCATCCCGACCCGTTCGACGAGCCGGGCTGGTTTCGCACCGACGACCTTGGCGCGGTGGACGATTCGGGGCGATTGCGGATTCTCGGCCGGGTGGACGAGGCGATCAGCACCGGCGGGTTGACCGTGCTGCCGCAGCTGGTGGAGGCGGCGCTGGCGACGCATCCCGCCGTCGCCGACTGCGCCGTGTTCGGGGTGCCCGACGAACGGCTCGGCCAGCGGGTCGCGGCGGCCGTCGTCGTCGCAGCGGGTGCGGCCGCACCCACGGTGGCCGCGCTGCGCGAGCACGTCGCGCAGACTTTGGCCGTCACCGCCGCCCCACGGGAGGTGCACGCGGTGGCGTCGCTGCCGCGCCGCGGCATCGGCAAGCTGGACCGCCGCGCGCTGGTGGCCCGGTTCAGCGGCTGA
- a CDS encoding DUF3349 domain-containing protein, which produces MTKFLAKIVAWITDGYPEGVPGPDRVPLLALLRRRLTDDEVKAVARELMARGEFDHADIGVLITQITDGLPSVDDVERVRSRLAAKGWPLDDPRDPEETA; this is translated from the coding sequence GTGACGAAGTTTCTGGCCAAGATCGTGGCATGGATCACCGATGGCTATCCCGAGGGTGTGCCCGGCCCTGACCGGGTGCCGTTGTTGGCGCTGCTCAGGCGGCGGTTGACCGACGACGAGGTCAAGGCCGTCGCGCGGGAGTTGATGGCCCGCGGCGAGTTCGACCACGCCGACATCGGTGTGCTGATCACCCAGATCACCGACGGGTTGCCGTCGGTCGACGACGTCGAACGGGTGCGCAGCCGGTTGGCCGCCAAGGGGTGGCCGCTCGACGACCCCCGCGACCCCGAGGAGACCGCATAG
- a CDS encoding TIGR04282 family arsenosugar biosynthesis glycosyltransferase yields MLPVVGLVVAKAPVPGLAKTRLAAAIGARAAADIAAAALLDTLDAMIAAPLQERVVATVGNLDDALRIDEIRDRLGEFIVVPQHGADFAERLANAHQDAADAAGHRTVLQIGMDTPQVSDEVLTDCAQELLGAQAVVGVAEDGGWWVLGVADAAMADCLRGVPMSRADTGALTLAALYAKGIDVQLVAELADFDTVDDLDAVGRACPARSRFVQAIQAVQV; encoded by the coding sequence GTGCTACCGGTGGTCGGGTTGGTGGTCGCCAAGGCGCCGGTGCCCGGGCTGGCCAAGACCCGGCTGGCCGCCGCGATCGGTGCGCGCGCCGCCGCCGACATCGCCGCCGCCGCGCTTCTCGACACGCTCGACGCGATGATCGCCGCGCCCCTGCAGGAGCGGGTGGTGGCGACGGTGGGCAACCTCGACGACGCCCTACGCATCGACGAAATCCGGGACCGGCTCGGCGAATTCATCGTCGTACCCCAGCATGGCGCGGACTTCGCCGAGCGGCTCGCCAACGCGCACCAGGACGCCGCCGACGCCGCAGGCCACCGCACGGTGCTGCAGATCGGGATGGACACCCCGCAGGTGTCCGACGAGGTGCTCACCGATTGCGCGCAGGAACTGCTCGGCGCCCAGGCCGTCGTCGGCGTCGCCGAGGACGGCGGGTGGTGGGTCCTCGGCGTGGCCGACGCCGCGATGGCCGACTGCCTGCGCGGGGTGCCGATGTCGCGAGCGGACACCGGCGCGTTGACGTTGGCCGCGTTGTACGCCAAGGGAATCGACGTTCAGCTGGTGGCCGAACTCGCCGACTTCGACACCGTCGACGACCTTGACGCCGTCGGCCGGGCCTGCCCCGCGCGCAGCCGGTTCGTCCAGGCGATCCAGGCGGTGCAGGTCTGA